Genomic segment of Deltaproteobacteria bacterium:
CAAGTGTGCTTGCCAGGTCAACGCAGGTCGTACCCCCGGCCAATCCCAGGCCGTTGAGCTTTATGGGCACGCCCAACCTACAGGCTTCGATCAAAACGTCTGTGGCCTCTTCACTCAGGACCAGGGGGCTGACAGGGTCGGCCGAACAGGTGAACAAGGGGCTGTGCCTGAGTCTGTCTTCGCCGCCGGCGACGACAGCTCCCATCTTAACAGCCGCATGGAGGTGCTCCACGGTGTAGATGCCCAGGAAGCCGTGTTTTGAAGAATGGCTGAAAAAGGAGTAGCTATTGTAGATGCTCGCCATATCCTCGTCCAGATCACGCGGAGTCAGCGGCCTTTCCCAGCCGATAATATTGTCCAGCGTATCTATGAATCGGACGGTGTCATCCACATCCTTTCTCGTTGCGGCTCTTACCTCTCTGGTGACCGGGTCCATTAGTGCCGGGGCTTCACCAAAGTTGACAAAGCCTGTTTTTTTCCCCCCGGCAACGTAATCGTTTGCAGGATCGATGGCGTGGGCGCGATAGGTCGCCGGAGCAGATTGGATCGCGTCTTCCACCAGATTGGCTGGAATCTTGACGATCTGGGTCTTCTCATCGACCACACACCCGTTATCACCGAAGATTTCTCTCGCCTTTGGGCTCCCCACCTGGAGTCCGATATTCCAGAGTACGTCGAGTGTGGCCAAGTGGATCTGCTCCAGGTCATCGTCGCTGAACACGTTCAACCCGAAGCTGCCGGCTCGCAACATATTGGCGTATCGATAATTGATAGTCATCTTGTCGTCTCCTGCATTGTATGAATGTTACAAATTCCCTTGGAAATAGGGATAAGAATTCCCTTTTTCCCAACAAAAGTATAATAATGAGGGCGCCTCTGTGTCAACTGGAAAGCCATGCGTGAGCTTGTCAAAGGCTCCAAGGAGCAGGGGTTCCCCGGAAGACTCGACCACGCCGTGATGCATTGTTCCTTGACACACAACCCCACTTCTTCTATACTCCCCCAGTGAAAATACGGGTTCTCATCATTTCCTGCTGCAAGAGGTTTTTCTTTCCTACTCACGAGGTTCTCGGCCAAGTGAACCCGCTGCGAGCTTGGCATGTGCGGCTCGGAACCGGACCTTACGGAACCGATGGCGGTCCTTTCGGTTGGCAGCAGCGCACGTGGTGACCTGGCACTCGTGGAAGCGAGTCTCTCGGCCAGGGCTTTTATGAATCTGGTGATCCTCAGGGTTTCCTTTCAAGTGAAGCATTTTGGTGGATTTTCGACCGGAGGTCTGCACCCGCCGGAGCAATATGCCTGTTTTGAGAGGGAGGGTGCATGCAGAATTCTCAAGGGCTCGAGGGGCCGTAGGCTTCAAGAGATCGAATTCTGAGGAATCTATATGGGGAAAGGAGAGCAGGGATGGAGCCGGGTTTAGGGGACAAGCGGGCGCGATGGATCTACAACATACTGCCGTCTTTCTTGCTCCTTGTTCTATTGATCGGGGTCTGGCAATTGATCGTCACGGTTACGGGCATCAAATCGTTTCTGCTTCCCAGTCCGTCTTTGGTCGCCACCACCCTGGCCGACATGAAATGGCAGTGGGGCAGACAGATCTTGACAACTCTCGTCGAAGTTCTGGGCGGATTCCTTCTCGCCGATTTTGTGGGGATTCTTGTGGGGGTGTTGATCATGTGGTCTCCCCTGATGCACAGGTCTGTTGTGCCGTTTCTGGTGTTCCTGAACTCGCTGCCCAAGATCGCCCTGGCTCCACTGTTTATTATCTGGCTGGGATACGGAGTGCTCCCCAATATTTTTATCGCATTCATCAGCGCTTTTTTCCCTGTGGCAATCAACACCGCCACAGGAATTGGAGAAACAGAACCTGACATGATCAATTTGGCGAAGGTCTGGGAGGTACCTCGTTGGAAGGTCTTTCTTAAGATTGAAATACCCAATGCGTTGCCATATATCTTCAGCGGGATCAAGATCGCCGCCACCATGGCGGTCATAGGTGCGATTGTGGGGGAATTTGTCGCCTCGACCGAAGGATTGGCTGCAGTCATTATGAATGCCCAGGCGGTTCTGGTTACCGAGGCTATCTTCGCCTCGTTGGTCTGGATATCGATCCTGGGATTGGGCTTATACGGACTTGTGGCGCTCGTCCAGAGGCTGGTTATGCCTTGGGCTGACATCAAACAGTAAGAAGGTAAAGGTTCCTATCCTGCCAGGAAGCGAGGTTTTGGAGGGACCGGGCGTACGTCCCTGAAACTTCTCATCGATCGAGATGCTGGAGGGGGCAAGAATCAAGGAGAGGAGGTGAGGGCTGGTTGAAAGACTCGGGGCCTTAATTGGAAGGATTAGGGAGGAGGGATTGAACAATGAAAAGCTATGTAAAGGCAACGGGGACATTGGTATGTGCGTTGTTGGTAATGGCGGCTACATTCACGACGGCACGGGGTGTGGAGCGTGTAAGATTTCGCCTGAACTGGATTTCGGCCGGGGAGGGGGATCACGCTCCATTCTATGTGGCCAAGGATCTTGGCTATTATGAAGCATTGGGTCTCGATGTAACTATCGAAAAGGGATCAGGATCAGGAGATGCTGTCAAGTTTGTGGAAGTAGGTAAAGTGGACTTGGCCATAGCGGATTTTCCCGCCATCGCAGTCGCTCGTGCGCGAGGGGCGGATGTCAGAATTGTGGCTGCCTATCACGTGAACAGCCCAAATACTACCTGGACCCGAAAGGATACGGGAATCACGACACCCAAGGATTTGGCAGGACATACGATCGGATCGCCGGCCGGCGATGCTCAAAGGATTGCCTTCCCGGCTTTTGCCAAGAAGGTCGGTCTGGACCCCGATAGTGTCAAATGGGTGAACATCCATCCTGCTGCCAAGATTCAATCGCTTGCCAGCAAGACGATCGACGTGACCGTTCACTGGTTCGACCAATTACACACCTACAGGAAGATCATCGGAAAGGAGAACCTGGTCTATTTTCGGTGGGCTGACTACGGGGTGAACCCCTATGGCATGGCCATCTTCACGAGCGAGAGGATGTTGAAAGAAAAGCCTGATGTAGTGAAGCGGTTTGTCGATGCCACGTTGAGAGCTCAACGCTGGACGATTCTTAATCCGAGAAAGGCAATTCAGATCCAGAAGAAGTACGTGCCTGAAGTAGTTGTGGAGCCGGTATTGGGCATGTTGGAAGTATCGATCAAGTATATGTTCTTCGGATCGACTATTCTTAGGCACGGGCTGGGATGGATAGACCGGCAGCGGATGGACCAGAGTGTAAACATCATGAACACCTATTTCGGCCTACCCCGTCCTCTCAATGCCGAAGAGCTCTATACGAATGACTTCGTGCCTCATCATACATGGCCGTATCCAGAAGAATTCACAGATCCTTCGACATGGCCTTGGCCGTACCGGTTCGGGTCGTGAGTAATGCGCAAAGGGGAGAAAAGGCGGGGCGCATGAAGTCAACCCAAGCGATTGGGTCTTCACAGGCCCCGCCCCTTCGACGATGGGAAGCGATTTCATAGAAATAAACGACCTACGTAAGGAGTACAGGAGTACTCGGGGAAGTGTGCTGGCGGTCGAGGATGTGACGTTTTCGGTTTCAGAGGGTGAGTTTGTAGTAATTGTGGGCCCTAGCGGATGCGGGAAGTCGACTCTACTCAAAATCATCGCCGGACTGCTTCCCTTTGACAAGGGGCAGGTGAAGATCGGGGGAAATGATGTCAGAGGTCCCTCCAGGAACGTGGGTTTGGTATTTCAGAACCCGGTTCTGTTCCGGTGGAAGACCGTAATAGGCAACGTGCTCGCCCCTATCGAACTCATGGGATTTGAAAGGAAGGACTATGTTCGCAGAGCC
This window contains:
- a CDS encoding trimethylamine methyltransferase family protein, coding for MTINYRYANMLRAGSFGLNVFSDDDLEQIHLATLDVLWNIGLQVGSPKAREIFGDNGCVVDEKTQIVKIPANLVEDAIQSAPATYRAHAIDPANDYVAGGKKTGFVNFGEAPALMDPVTREVRAATRKDVDDTVRFIDTLDNIIGWERPLTPRDLDEDMASIYNSYSFFSHSSKHGFLGIYTVEHLHAAVKMGAVVAGGEDRLRHSPLFTCSADPVSPLVLSEEATDVLIEACRLGVPIKLNGLGLAGGTTCVDLASTLVTHNAEVLGSVTLGQLVRRGAPMVYAGSTSIMDLSTTLAAMGAPEMAMISAALAKLAQFYKMPSWVGGG
- a CDS encoding ABC transporter permease; this encodes MEPGLGDKRARWIYNILPSFLLLVLLIGVWQLIVTVTGIKSFLLPSPSLVATTLADMKWQWGRQILTTLVEVLGGFLLADFVGILVGVLIMWSPLMHRSVVPFLVFLNSLPKIALAPLFIIWLGYGVLPNIFIAFISAFFPVAINTATGIGETEPDMINLAKVWEVPRWKVFLKIEIPNALPYIFSGIKIAATMAVIGAIVGEFVASTEGLAAVIMNAQAVLVTEAIFASLVWISILGLGLYGLVALVQRLVMPWADIKQ
- a CDS encoding ABC transporter substrate-binding protein; this encodes MKSYVKATGTLVCALLVMAATFTTARGVERVRFRLNWISAGEGDHAPFYVAKDLGYYEALGLDVTIEKGSGSGDAVKFVEVGKVDLAIADFPAIAVARARGADVRIVAAYHVNSPNTTWTRKDTGITTPKDLAGHTIGSPAGDAQRIAFPAFAKKVGLDPDSVKWVNIHPAAKIQSLASKTIDVTVHWFDQLHTYRKIIGKENLVYFRWADYGVNPYGMAIFTSERMLKEKPDVVKRFVDATLRAQRWTILNPRKAIQIQKKYVPEVVVEPVLGMLEVSIKYMFFGSTILRHGLGWIDRQRMDQSVNIMNTYFGLPRPLNAEELYTNDFVPHHTWPYPEEFTDPSTWPWPYRFGS